The Cygnus atratus isolate AKBS03 ecotype Queensland, Australia chromosome 12, CAtr_DNAZoo_HiC_assembly, whole genome shotgun sequence genome has a segment encoding these proteins:
- the NUDT19 gene encoding acyl-coenzyme A diphosphatase NUDT19 isoform X1, protein MKWKSEITVNCKVPQPLLSQINCQRPPSAAHLKPFDITLSLCPVARPRGLRPGAGRCCCRPPCPQPVPVPSPRFAAAPPGAQAAPQRPSRRLRLPLSAGPAMNPRLRHWREAATLLLPAGTAARPGRSALGPCDYEVLLLQRSSRSGFAPGAHVFPGGVVEAADFSAAWLGLLPASPLCGLGSVKPPPAGSGRAPIFATDRLQLGSPLPGEVAFRICAIRETFEEAGILLLVPGSGPGEGGEARPLPAESLLPAAELGEWRRRVREDAGCFLQLCRHLGCVPNIWALHEWSNWLTPVGRAGPGGRRYDTAFYLCCLDERPPHASEDEREVTACLWSSPPEAIELFKSREILLAPPQFYELCRLCNFSSLHELHKFSSDRALEGCECWMPIMLTASDGLIQLLPGDELYPEDPDYTGETKIVMSTDKKVEDLMKEVASKKTQQLGNMEVFILQICVVFSEELKCWCRAVIKSIMYCAGHYQTECFLVDYAKYTFVQTKE, encoded by the exons ATGAAGTGGAAGAGTGAAATAACTGTGAACTGCAAAGTGCCCCAACCCTTACTTTCCCAAATAAATTGCCAACGGCCGCCGTCAGCCGCACACCTGAAGCCCTTCGACATTACTCTCAGCTTGTGCCCTGTGGCACGGCCCCGCGGGTTACGACCCGGGGCGGGGCGTtgctgctgccgcccgcccTGCCCTCAgcccgtccccgtcccctctCCGCGCTTTGCAGCGGCTCCTCCGGGCGCCCAGGCGGCGCCTCAGCGCCCCAGCCGCCGCCTCCGGCTCCCGCTCTCCGCCGGCCCCGCGATGAACCCGCGGCTGCGGCACTGGCGGGAGGCTGCgacgctgctgctgccggcgggcacggcggcgcggccggggcGCTCCGCGCTCGGTCCCTGCGACTacgaggtgctgctgctgcagcggaGCTCCCGCAGCGGCTTCGCGCCCGGCGCACACGTCTTCCCGGGCGGCGTAGTGGAGGCGGCGGACTTCTCGGCGGCCTGGTTGGGTCTGCTGCCCGCCTCGCCGCTCTGCGGGCTGGGCTCCGTGAAGCCGCCGCCTGCGGGCAGCGGCCGGGCGCCGATCTTCGCCACCGACCGGCTGCAGCTGGGCTCGCCGCTGCCCGGGGAAGTCGCCTTCCGTATCTGCGCCATCCGGGAGACTTTCGAGGAGGCGGGaatcctgctgctggtgcccgGGAGCGGGCCGGGGGAGGGCGGCGAGGCCCGGCCGCTGCCCGCGGAGAGCCTGCTGCCGGCTGCCGAGCTGGGCGAGTGGCGGCGCCGGGTGCGGGAGGACGCgggctgcttcctgcagctctgccggCACCTGGGCTGCGTGCCCAACATCTGGGCGCTGCACGAGTGGAGCAACTGGCTCACACCGGTCGGCAGGGCCGGCCCCGGCGGCCGCCGCTACGACACGGCGTTCTACCTGTGCTGCCTGGACGAGCGGCCACCCCACGCCTCCGAGGACGAGCGGGAGGTGACGGCCTGCCTG TGGTCATCACCTCCAGAAGCCATTGAACTCTTTAAATCTCGAGAAATATTGCTTGCTCCCCCTCAGTTCTATGAATTGTGTAGGCTGTGcaacttttcttcccttcatgAATTACACAAGTTCAGCTCTGATCGAGCCCTAGAGGGATGTGAATGTTGGATGCCTATAATGTTAACTGCTTCAGATGGCTTAATTCAGCTATTACCAG gagaTGAATTATACCCAGAAGATCCAGATTATACAGGGGAAACGAAAATAGTCATGTCAACAGATAAGAAGGTTGAAGATCTCATGAAAGAGG TAGCGTCAAAGAAGACTCAGCAGCTGGGCAATATGGAAGTCTTCATACTACAG atttgtgtggttttcagtgaagaactgAAATGCTGGTGTAGAGCAGTTATTAAGTCAATCATGTACTGTGCAGGTCATTATCAAACAGAATGCTTTCTTGTGGATTATGCCAAATACACTTTTGTTCAAACAAAGGAGTAA
- the NUDT19 gene encoding acyl-coenzyme A diphosphatase NUDT19 isoform X4, whose translation MKWKSEITVNCKVPQPLLSQINCQRPPSAAHLKPFDITLSLCPVARPRGLRPGAGRCCCRPPCPQPVPVPSPRFAAAPPGAQAAPQRPSRRLRLPLSAGPAMNPRLRHWREAATLLLPAGTAARPGRSALGPCDYEVLLLQRSSRSGFAPGAHVFPGGVVEAADFSAAWLGLLPASPLCGLGSVKPPPAGSGRAPIFATDRLQLGSPLPGEVAFRICAIRETFEEAGILLLVPGSGPGEGGEARPLPAESLLPAAELGEWRRRVREDAGCFLQLCRHLGCVPNIWALHEWSNWLTPVGRAGPGGRRYDTAFYLCCLDERPPHASEDEREVTACLWSSPPEAIELFKSREILLAPPQFYELCRLCNFSSLHELHKFSSDRALEGCECWMPIMLTASDGLIQLLPGDELYPEDPDYTGETKIVMSTDKKVEDLMKEDLCGFQ comes from the exons ATGAAGTGGAAGAGTGAAATAACTGTGAACTGCAAAGTGCCCCAACCCTTACTTTCCCAAATAAATTGCCAACGGCCGCCGTCAGCCGCACACCTGAAGCCCTTCGACATTACTCTCAGCTTGTGCCCTGTGGCACGGCCCCGCGGGTTACGACCCGGGGCGGGGCGTtgctgctgccgcccgcccTGCCCTCAgcccgtccccgtcccctctCCGCGCTTTGCAGCGGCTCCTCCGGGCGCCCAGGCGGCGCCTCAGCGCCCCAGCCGCCGCCTCCGGCTCCCGCTCTCCGCCGGCCCCGCGATGAACCCGCGGCTGCGGCACTGGCGGGAGGCTGCgacgctgctgctgccggcgggcacggcggcgcggccggggcGCTCCGCGCTCGGTCCCTGCGACTacgaggtgctgctgctgcagcggaGCTCCCGCAGCGGCTTCGCGCCCGGCGCACACGTCTTCCCGGGCGGCGTAGTGGAGGCGGCGGACTTCTCGGCGGCCTGGTTGGGTCTGCTGCCCGCCTCGCCGCTCTGCGGGCTGGGCTCCGTGAAGCCGCCGCCTGCGGGCAGCGGCCGGGCGCCGATCTTCGCCACCGACCGGCTGCAGCTGGGCTCGCCGCTGCCCGGGGAAGTCGCCTTCCGTATCTGCGCCATCCGGGAGACTTTCGAGGAGGCGGGaatcctgctgctggtgcccgGGAGCGGGCCGGGGGAGGGCGGCGAGGCCCGGCCGCTGCCCGCGGAGAGCCTGCTGCCGGCTGCCGAGCTGGGCGAGTGGCGGCGCCGGGTGCGGGAGGACGCgggctgcttcctgcagctctgccggCACCTGGGCTGCGTGCCCAACATCTGGGCGCTGCACGAGTGGAGCAACTGGCTCACACCGGTCGGCAGGGCCGGCCCCGGCGGCCGCCGCTACGACACGGCGTTCTACCTGTGCTGCCTGGACGAGCGGCCACCCCACGCCTCCGAGGACGAGCGGGAGGTGACGGCCTGCCTG TGGTCATCACCTCCAGAAGCCATTGAACTCTTTAAATCTCGAGAAATATTGCTTGCTCCCCCTCAGTTCTATGAATTGTGTAGGCTGTGcaacttttcttcccttcatgAATTACACAAGTTCAGCTCTGATCGAGCCCTAGAGGGATGTGAATGTTGGATGCCTATAATGTTAACTGCTTCAGATGGCTTAATTCAGCTATTACCAG gagaTGAATTATACCCAGAAGATCCAGATTATACAGGGGAAACGAAAATAGTCATGTCAACAGATAAGAAGGTTGAAGATCTCATGAAAGAGG atttgtgtggttttcagtga
- the NUDT19 gene encoding acyl-coenzyme A diphosphatase NUDT19 isoform X3, giving the protein MKWKSEITVNCKVPQPLLSQINCQRPPSAAHLKPFDITLSLCPVARPRGLRPGAGRCCCRPPCPQPVPVPSPRFAAAPPGAQAAPQRPSRRLRLPLSAGPAMNPRLRHWREAATLLLPAGTAARPGRSALGPCDYEVLLLQRSSRSGFAPGAHVFPGGVVEAADFSAAWLGLLPASPLCGLGSVKPPPAGSGRAPIFATDRLQLGSPLPGEVAFRICAIRETFEEAGILLLVPGSGPGEGGEARPLPAESLLPAAELGEWRRRVREDAGCFLQLCRHLGCVPNIWALHEWSNWLTPVGRAGPGGRRYDTAFYLCCLDERPPHASEDEREVTACLWSSPPEAIELFKSREILLAPPQFYELCRLCNFSSLHELHKFSSDRALEGCECWMPIMLTASDGLIQLLPGDELYPEDPDYTGETKIVMSTDKKVEDLMKEVDRNLKRRNELFSSKKMPPTEENKILPWKRLIPQFSIPHFAS; this is encoded by the exons ATGAAGTGGAAGAGTGAAATAACTGTGAACTGCAAAGTGCCCCAACCCTTACTTTCCCAAATAAATTGCCAACGGCCGCCGTCAGCCGCACACCTGAAGCCCTTCGACATTACTCTCAGCTTGTGCCCTGTGGCACGGCCCCGCGGGTTACGACCCGGGGCGGGGCGTtgctgctgccgcccgcccTGCCCTCAgcccgtccccgtcccctctCCGCGCTTTGCAGCGGCTCCTCCGGGCGCCCAGGCGGCGCCTCAGCGCCCCAGCCGCCGCCTCCGGCTCCCGCTCTCCGCCGGCCCCGCGATGAACCCGCGGCTGCGGCACTGGCGGGAGGCTGCgacgctgctgctgccggcgggcacggcggcgcggccggggcGCTCCGCGCTCGGTCCCTGCGACTacgaggtgctgctgctgcagcggaGCTCCCGCAGCGGCTTCGCGCCCGGCGCACACGTCTTCCCGGGCGGCGTAGTGGAGGCGGCGGACTTCTCGGCGGCCTGGTTGGGTCTGCTGCCCGCCTCGCCGCTCTGCGGGCTGGGCTCCGTGAAGCCGCCGCCTGCGGGCAGCGGCCGGGCGCCGATCTTCGCCACCGACCGGCTGCAGCTGGGCTCGCCGCTGCCCGGGGAAGTCGCCTTCCGTATCTGCGCCATCCGGGAGACTTTCGAGGAGGCGGGaatcctgctgctggtgcccgGGAGCGGGCCGGGGGAGGGCGGCGAGGCCCGGCCGCTGCCCGCGGAGAGCCTGCTGCCGGCTGCCGAGCTGGGCGAGTGGCGGCGCCGGGTGCGGGAGGACGCgggctgcttcctgcagctctgccggCACCTGGGCTGCGTGCCCAACATCTGGGCGCTGCACGAGTGGAGCAACTGGCTCACACCGGTCGGCAGGGCCGGCCCCGGCGGCCGCCGCTACGACACGGCGTTCTACCTGTGCTGCCTGGACGAGCGGCCACCCCACGCCTCCGAGGACGAGCGGGAGGTGACGGCCTGCCTG TGGTCATCACCTCCAGAAGCCATTGAACTCTTTAAATCTCGAGAAATATTGCTTGCTCCCCCTCAGTTCTATGAATTGTGTAGGCTGTGcaacttttcttcccttcatgAATTACACAAGTTCAGCTCTGATCGAGCCCTAGAGGGATGTGAATGTTGGATGCCTATAATGTTAACTGCTTCAGATGGCTTAATTCAGCTATTACCAG gagaTGAATTATACCCAGAAGATCCAGATTATACAGGGGAAACGAAAATAGTCATGTCAACAGATAAGAAGGTTGAAGATCTCATGAAAGAGG TTGACcggaatttaaaaagaagaaatgaattatTCAGCTCCAAAAAGATGCCAccaactgaagaaaataaaatactgccttGGAAACGCCTAATTCCACAATTCAGTATTCCAcattttgcttcttaa
- the NUDT19 gene encoding acyl-coenzyme A diphosphatase NUDT19 isoform X2 — protein MKWKSEITVNCKVPQPLLSQINCQRPPSAAHLKPFDITLSLCPVARPRGLRPGAGRCCCRPPCPQPVPVPSPRFAAAPPGAQAAPQRPSRRLRLPLSAGPAMNPRLRHWREAATLLLPAGTAARPGRSALGPCDYEVLLLQRSSRSGFAPGAHVFPGGVVEAADFSAAWLGLLPASPLCGLGSVKPPPAGSGRAPIFATDRLQLGSPLPGEVAFRICAIRETFEEAGILLLVPGSGPGEGGEARPLPAESLLPAAELGEWRRRVREDAGCFLQLCRHLGCVPNIWALHEWSNWLTPVGRAGPGGRRYDTAFYLCCLDERPPHASEDEREVTACLWSSPPEAIELFKSREILLAPPQFYELCRLCNFSSLHELHKFSSDRALEGCECWMPIMLTASDGLIQLLPGDELYPEDPDYTGETKIVMSTDKKVEDLMKEGSTFHRIVIKNINSLAVYVNIQAKYKHMNPLMINTDYSDYNSRL, from the exons ATGAAGTGGAAGAGTGAAATAACTGTGAACTGCAAAGTGCCCCAACCCTTACTTTCCCAAATAAATTGCCAACGGCCGCCGTCAGCCGCACACCTGAAGCCCTTCGACATTACTCTCAGCTTGTGCCCTGTGGCACGGCCCCGCGGGTTACGACCCGGGGCGGGGCGTtgctgctgccgcccgcccTGCCCTCAgcccgtccccgtcccctctCCGCGCTTTGCAGCGGCTCCTCCGGGCGCCCAGGCGGCGCCTCAGCGCCCCAGCCGCCGCCTCCGGCTCCCGCTCTCCGCCGGCCCCGCGATGAACCCGCGGCTGCGGCACTGGCGGGAGGCTGCgacgctgctgctgccggcgggcacggcggcgcggccggggcGCTCCGCGCTCGGTCCCTGCGACTacgaggtgctgctgctgcagcggaGCTCCCGCAGCGGCTTCGCGCCCGGCGCACACGTCTTCCCGGGCGGCGTAGTGGAGGCGGCGGACTTCTCGGCGGCCTGGTTGGGTCTGCTGCCCGCCTCGCCGCTCTGCGGGCTGGGCTCCGTGAAGCCGCCGCCTGCGGGCAGCGGCCGGGCGCCGATCTTCGCCACCGACCGGCTGCAGCTGGGCTCGCCGCTGCCCGGGGAAGTCGCCTTCCGTATCTGCGCCATCCGGGAGACTTTCGAGGAGGCGGGaatcctgctgctggtgcccgGGAGCGGGCCGGGGGAGGGCGGCGAGGCCCGGCCGCTGCCCGCGGAGAGCCTGCTGCCGGCTGCCGAGCTGGGCGAGTGGCGGCGCCGGGTGCGGGAGGACGCgggctgcttcctgcagctctgccggCACCTGGGCTGCGTGCCCAACATCTGGGCGCTGCACGAGTGGAGCAACTGGCTCACACCGGTCGGCAGGGCCGGCCCCGGCGGCCGCCGCTACGACACGGCGTTCTACCTGTGCTGCCTGGACGAGCGGCCACCCCACGCCTCCGAGGACGAGCGGGAGGTGACGGCCTGCCTG TGGTCATCACCTCCAGAAGCCATTGAACTCTTTAAATCTCGAGAAATATTGCTTGCTCCCCCTCAGTTCTATGAATTGTGTAGGCTGTGcaacttttcttcccttcatgAATTACACAAGTTCAGCTCTGATCGAGCCCTAGAGGGATGTGAATGTTGGATGCCTATAATGTTAACTGCTTCAGATGGCTTAATTCAGCTATTACCAG gagaTGAATTATACCCAGAAGATCCAGATTATACAGGGGAAACGAAAATAGTCATGTCAACAGATAAGAAGGTTGAAGATCTCATGAAAGAGGGTAGTACATTTCACAGGatagtaataaaaaacataaacagtCTTGCTGTCTATGTTAATATTCAGgcaaaatataaacatatgAATCCATTGATGATAAACACCGATTATTCAGACTACAATAGTAGATTAtaa